One Solanum lycopersicum chromosome 4, SLM_r2.1 DNA window includes the following coding sequences:
- the LOC101267306 gene encoding uncharacterized protein, with product MREMMLFHNDEPYLVTIDVATEGESSEEEDDENEPNLVTVNVGIDIATEGESSEEKNDENDPYPSDYNSEESESFRLEKKREINDQLDNFKELEKGMSFKNLDEAKRVVSYYSFARKVALRVDKSDSVRVRYKCIVGCPFVFLIFEVKKGQGFEIKTLQTKHTCPKAFKNRRATQQALAHYFKNRVQNDPNCKVTEMRKIVDDNFKLNISYSKMKRVKRLVLEKLDGSYVDDFNKLEGYAQELRDSNPGTDVIINISKKALLEHGQRKFLRIYICIQALKSGWRAGLRPFIGLDGTFLRGKFKGILLVALGQDSMKHFYPLAWAVVDRETIRTWKWFI from the coding sequence ATGAGGGAGATGATGTTGTTCCACAATGATGAACCATACCTAGTCACAATAGATGTTGCTACTGAAGGTGAATCAAGtgaggaagaagatgatgaaaatGAACCTAATCTAGTCACAGTGAATGTTGGAATAGATATTGCAACTGAAGGTGAATCAAGTGaggaaaaaaatgatgaaaatgatcCTTATCCAAGTGACTACAATAGTGAAGAATCGGAATCCTTTaggttggaaaaaaaaagagaaattaatgaTCAACTTGACAACTTTAAAGAATTGGAAAAAGGTATGAGTTTTAAGAaccttgatgaagctaaaaGGGTTGTAAGTTACTACTCATTTGCTAGGAAGGTTGCCCTTAGAGTTGACAAGAGTGACTCTGTTAGAGTTAGATATAAATGTATTGTTGGTTGTCCTTTTgtgtttcttatttttgaagttAAGAAAGGGCAAGGATTTGAAATTAAGACTTTGCAAACAAAACATACATGTCCAAAAGCATTCAAGAATAGAAGAGCTACTCAACAAGCTCTAGCACACTACTTTAAGAATAGGGTCCAAAATGATCCTAACTGCAAAGTGACTGAAATGAGAAAGATTGTAGATGATAACTTTAAGCTTAATATTAGTTATTCAAAAATGAAGAGGGTTAAAAGACTTGTACTGGAAAAACTAGATGGTAGCTATGTTGATGATTTCAATAAATTGGAGGGTTATGCTCAAGAGTTAAGGGACAGTAATCCTGGTACTGATGTAATTATAAACATATCCAAAAAGGCTTTGTTGGAACATGGacaaagaaaatttttgagaatatatatttgtattcaggCTTTGAAAAGTGGTTGGAGAGCTGGTTTGAGACCATTTATAGGGTTAGATGGCACCTTTTTAAGAGGCAAGTTTAAGGGAATTTTATTGGTAGCACTTGGTCAAGATTCAATGAAGCATTTCTATCCACTTGCTTGGGCAGTAGTGGATAGAGAAACTATTAGAACATGGAAATGGTTCATTTAG
- the LOC101251574 gene encoding OVARIAN TUMOR DOMAIN-containing deubiquitinating enzyme 5 gives MEDTPKAEDQLPEGASESAPQKMLETREEMLSRHRKEISKLQDKEIAMKKAAAKGSKAEQKAKKKQVDEEVSKLSAKLKEGHAGELASLGYGDDSNNDNGKDKGNLDTLVKAIAGVSVSSQTDHSKPSKSVKRREKRAQQEAAREQRIQEEQSNIISDRVIENEKLERKLEPLGLTVNEIKPDGHCLYRAVENQLAIHTGGSSPYSYLELRQMVAAYMRKHATDFLPFFLSENAEEGESDDSLVGRFENYCREVESTAAWGGQLELGALTHILKKHIMIFSGSFPDVEMGKEYKSSSGSGSGSSAFSIMLSYHKHAFGLGEHYNSLIPSSA, from the exons ATGGAGGATACACCTAAAGCAGAAGATCAGTTGCCTGAGGGAGCATCAGAAAGTGCGCCTCAGAAGATGCTAGAAACCCGCGAGGAGATGCTTTCTAGGCATAG GAAAGAAATTTCTAAGCTACAGGACAAAGAAATTGCTATGAAAAAGGCAGCAGCTAAAGGAAGCAAAGCTGAACAGAAAGCTAAGAAAAAACAAGTGGATGAAGAAGTATCTAAACTTTCTGCAAAGCTCAAAGAAGGACATGCTGGGGAACTTGCTTCTTTAGGCTACGGTGATgatagtaataatgataatggaAAGGATAAAGGGAATCTGGATACATTGGTGAAGGCCATTGCTGGGGTTTCTGTCAGTAGTCAAACTGACCATTCAAAACCCAGCAAGAGCGTGAAGAGACGTGAGAAAAGAGCTCAACAAGAGGCAGCCAGAGAGCAGAGAATACAAGAAGAGCAGAGTAATATCATAAGTGATCGGGTTATTGAGAATGAAAAGTTAGAAAGAAAGCTTGAGCCTCTTGGATTGACTGTTAACGAAATAAAGCCTGACGGACACTGTCTTTACCGAGCTGTGGAGAATCAGTTGGCCATCCACACTGGCGGTTCATCTCCTTATTCATATCTTGAACTGCGACAGATGGTGGCAGCTTACATGAGGAAACATGCAACTGACTTTCTCCCTTTTTTCCTCTCTGAGAATGCAGAAGAAGGAGAATCAGATGATTCTCTTGTAGGAAGGTTCGAGAATTACTGTAGAGAAGTTGAGTCAACTGCTGCATGGGGAGGACAACTTGAGCTTGGTGCTTTAACTCACATCTTAAAGAAACATATAATGATATTTTCAGGGTCATTTCCTGATGTGGAGATGGGAAAGGAATACAAATCCAGCAGTGGCTCTGGCTCTGGCTCTTCAGCTTTCAGTATAATGCTATCTTACCACAAGCATGCTTTTGGGCTTGGTGAGCACTATAACTCACTTATTCCCAGTTCAGCTTAA